The following coding sequences are from one Macaca mulatta isolate MMU2019108-1 chromosome 7, T2T-MMU8v2.0, whole genome shotgun sequence window:
- the GATM gene encoding glycine amidinotransferase, mitochondrial, producing the protein MLRVRCLRGGSRGAEAVHYIGSRLGRTLTGWVQRTFQSTQAATASSRNSFAADDKATEPLPKDCPVSSYNEWDPLEEVIVGRAENACVPPFTIEVKANTYEKYWPFYQKHGGHYFPKDHLKKAVTEIEEMCNILKMEGVTVRRPDPIDWSLKYKTPDFESTGLYSAMPRDILIVVGNEIIEAPMAWRSRFFEYRAYRSIIKDYFHRGAKWTTAPKPTMADELYDRDYPIHSVEDRHKLAAQGKFVTTEFEPCFDAADFIRAGKDIFAQRSQVTNYLGIEWMRRHLAPDYRVHIISFKDPNPMHIDATFNIIGPGTVLSNPDRPCHQIDLFKKAGWTIITPPTPIIPDDHPLWMSSKWLSMNVLMLDEKRVMVDANEVPTQKMFEKLGITTIKVNIRNANSLGGGFHCWTCDVRRRGTLQSYLD; encoded by the exons ATGCTGCGGGTGCGGTGTCTGCGCGGCGGGAGCCGCGGCGCCGAGGCGGTGCACTACATCGGGTCTCGG CTTGGACGAACCTTGACGGGATGGGTGCAGCGAACTTTCCAGAGCACCCAGGCAGCTACGGCTTCCTCCCGGAACTCCTTTGCAGCTGACGACAAGGCCACTGAACCTCTGCCCAAGGACTGCCCTGTCTCTTCTTACAACGAATGGGACCCCTTAGAGGAAGTGATAGTGGGCAGAGCAGAAAATGCCTGTGTTCCGCCGTTCACCATCGAGGTGAAG GCCAACACATATGAAAAGTACTGGCCATTTTACCAGAAGCATGGAGGGCATTATTTTCCCAAAGATCATTTGAAAAAGGCTGTTACTGAAATTGAAGAAatgtgcaatattttaaaaatggaaggagTGACAGTGAGGAGGCCTGACCCCATTGACTGGTCATTGAAGTATAAAACTCCTGATTTTGAGTCTACGG GTTTATACAGTGCAATGCCTCGAGACATCCTGATAGTTGTGGGCAATGAGATTATCGAGGCTCCCATGGCATGGCGTTCACGCTTCTTTGAGTACCGAGCGTACAGGTCAATTATCAAAGACTACTTCCACCGTGGCGCCAAGTGGACAACAGCTCCTAAGCCCACAATGGCTGATGAGCTTTATGACCGG GATTATCCCATCCACTCTGTAGAAGACAGACACAAATTGGCTGCTCAGGGAAAATTTGTGACAACTGAGTTTGAGCCATGCTTTGATGCTGCTGACTTCATTCGAGCTGGAAAAGATATTTTTGCACAGAGAAGCCAG gtTACAAACTACCTAGGCATTGAATGGATGCGTAGGCATCTTGCTCCAGATTACAGAGTACATATCATCTCCTTTAAAGATCCCAATCCCATGCATATTGATGCTACCTTCAACATCATTGGACCTGGTACTGTGCTTTCCAACCCTGACCGACCATGTCACCAG ATTGATCTTTTCAAGAAAGCAGGATGGACTATCATTACTCCTCCAACACCAATCATCCCAGACG atCATCCACTCTGGATGTCATCCAAATGGCTTTCCATGAATGTCTTAATGCTAGATGAAAAACGTGTTATGGTGGATGCCAATGAAGTTCCAACTCAAAAGATGTTTGAAAAGCTGG GTATCACTACCATTAAAGTTAACATTCGTAATGCCAATTCCCTGGGAGGAGGCTTCCACTGCTGGACCTGCGATGTCCGGCGCCGAGGCACCCTGCAGTCCTACTTGGACTGA